A region from the Bradyrhizobium erythrophlei genome encodes:
- a CDS encoding SDR family oxidoreductase, whose amino-acid sequence MTDKTSKVAIVTGASRGIGAAVAERLATDGFTVVINYSANAKSAETLARKIEGKGGRALAVKADVADAGAVRGMFDAAQAAFGGVDVLVNNAGIMTLARIADSDDALFDRQIAVNLKGSFNAMREAGKRLRDGGRIVNFSTSVVGTKLETYGVYAATKSAIETMTAILSKEMRGRNITVNALAPGPTSTDLFLEGKSPELVERMAKMNPLERLGTPEDIAAVVAFLVGPDGGWVNGQVLRANGGMV is encoded by the coding sequence ATGACCGACAAGACCAGCAAAGTTGCGATCGTCACCGGCGCCTCGCGCGGTATCGGCGCCGCGGTGGCGGAACGCCTCGCGACCGACGGCTTCACCGTCGTCATCAACTATTCCGCCAATGCAAAATCCGCCGAGACACTCGCCCGTAAGATCGAGGGCAAAGGCGGCCGCGCGCTCGCCGTCAAGGCCGACGTCGCCGATGCCGGCGCGGTCCGCGGCATGTTCGACGCCGCGCAAGCCGCGTTCGGCGGCGTCGACGTGCTCGTCAACAATGCCGGCATCATGACGCTTGCCAGGATCGCCGACAGTGACGACGCGCTGTTCGACCGGCAGATCGCGGTCAATCTCAAGGGCAGCTTCAATGCGATGCGCGAGGCCGGCAAGCGGCTGCGCGACGGCGGCCGGATCGTCAATTTCTCCACCAGCGTGGTCGGGACCAAGCTGGAAACCTACGGGGTCTATGCCGCCACCAAATCGGCGATCGAGACCATGACGGCGATCCTGTCCAAGGAAATGCGCGGCCGCAACATCACGGTCAACGCGCTGGCGCCGGGCCCGACCTCGACCGACCTGTTTCTCGAGGGCAAGTCACCCGAACTGGTCGAGCGCATGGCGAAGATGAATCCGCTGGAGCGGCTCGGCACGCCCGAGGACATCGCTGCCGTGGTCGCATTCCTGGTCGGTCCCGACGGCGGATGGGTCAACGGCCAGGTGCTGCGTGCTAATGGCGGCATGGTCTGA
- a CDS encoding phospholipase, protein MSEAVVDDIVAVLPPLLQSLEALAFVARHLNPPEFAAVMMAAGEPDQALQAVRPRLAGWPEPYASIRTALEAASDAALKAFAGLREVQNGNGDLIAVFRALRHAPRAQEALYPLGARLPPVSEFFVDPALREDATLLARLAEPAAENTGIFHDHNEPGSRGGFSLYVPEYYTPDRAWPLVMALHGGSGNGRGFLWSWLREARSQGAILVAPTATGNTWALMGDDDDTANLGRILGAVCSRWNVDPARLLLTGMSDGGTFCYVTGLESASPFTHLAPVSATFHPLMAEMADGGRLRGLPVYLVHGRLDWMFPVQVARQTRDALAAAGADVTYRELDDLSHCYPREMNAPILNWLSGKG, encoded by the coding sequence ATGAGCGAGGCCGTGGTCGACGACATCGTGGCCGTGCTGCCGCCGCTGTTGCAGTCGCTCGAGGCGCTCGCTTTTGTCGCCCGTCATCTGAACCCGCCGGAATTCGCCGCGGTCATGATGGCCGCGGGCGAGCCGGACCAAGCCTTGCAGGCGGTTCGTCCGCGCCTCGCCGGCTGGCCCGAACCGTACGCCAGCATCCGGACCGCGCTCGAAGCCGCCAGCGACGCGGCGCTCAAGGCGTTCGCGGGATTGCGCGAGGTCCAGAACGGCAATGGCGATCTGATCGCGGTGTTTCGCGCACTGCGTCACGCCCCCCGCGCGCAGGAGGCGCTTTATCCGCTCGGGGCAAGATTGCCGCCGGTGAGCGAGTTTTTTGTCGATCCCGCCCTGCGCGAGGATGCAACCCTGCTGGCGCGCCTCGCGGAACCGGCAGCCGAAAACACCGGGATCTTTCACGACCACAACGAACCCGGCAGCCGCGGCGGCTTCTCACTGTATGTGCCGGAATATTACACGCCCGACCGCGCCTGGCCGCTGGTGATGGCGCTGCATGGCGGCAGCGGCAACGGCCGCGGCTTCCTGTGGAGCTGGCTGCGCGAGGCGCGCAGCCAGGGCGCCATCCTGGTGGCGCCGACAGCGACCGGCAATACCTGGGCCCTGATGGGCGATGACGACGACACTGCAAACCTCGGCCGCATTCTCGGCGCCGTGTGCAGCCGCTGGAACGTCGATCCGGCAAGACTGCTGCTGACCGGCATGAGTGACGGCGGCACGTTCTGCTACGTCACCGGACTTGAGAGCGCCTCGCCCTTCACCCATCTGGCGCCGGTCTCCGCCACCTTCCATCCGCTGATGGCGGAGATGGCCGACGGGGGAAGATTGCGCGGCCTGCCGGTCTATCTTGTGCACGGCCGGCTCGACTGGATGTTTCCGGTGCAGGTCGCGCGGCAGACCCGCGACGCGCTGGCGGCGGCCGGCGCCGATGTCACCTACCGGGAACTCGACGATCTCAGCCATTGCTATCCACGCGAGATGAACGCGCCGATCCTGAACTGGCTGAGCGGCAAAGGATGA
- a CDS encoding S1C family serine protease: MPSLTEWKVPPANQPRPGDYSFDLDRVLSSVVGLHSIIPADAFSADTLGTERAGNGVVIDDGLVLTIGYLITEAESVWLHLGDGRVVAGHVLGIDFESGFGLVQALGRIDLDPLPLGSSRATQLGDPVVVGGAGGRTRSVACQIAAKQEFAGYWEYFLNEAIFTYPAHPNWGGTGLISTRGELIGIGSLQLERERDGKGEHVNMIVPIDLLTPVLDDLRKFGRVNKPARPWLGMYSTEIDNRVVVIGISAKGPAARAELKAGDVILAVKGEKVSSQTGFYRKLWALGPAGVDVPLTVYHDGVTFDVTLTSTDRSRLLKGPQLH, from the coding sequence ATGCCCTCTTTGACTGAATGGAAAGTGCCGCCGGCCAATCAGCCGCGCCCGGGCGACTACAGTTTCGATCTCGACCGGGTGCTTTCCTCGGTGGTTGGGCTGCATTCGATCATCCCCGCGGACGCCTTCAGCGCGGACACGCTGGGCACCGAGCGCGCCGGCAATGGCGTCGTGATCGACGACGGGCTAGTGCTGACCATCGGCTATTTGATCACCGAAGCCGAGTCGGTCTGGCTGCATCTCGGCGACGGCCGCGTCGTGGCAGGCCACGTGCTCGGCATCGATTTCGAGAGCGGCTTCGGCCTGGTGCAGGCGCTTGGCCGCATCGATCTCGATCCGTTGCCGCTCGGCTCCTCCCGCGCCACCCAGCTCGGCGACCCTGTCGTGGTGGGCGGCGCCGGCGGACGCACCCGCTCGGTCGCCTGCCAGATCGCCGCCAAGCAGGAGTTCGCCGGTTACTGGGAATATTTCCTGAACGAGGCGATCTTCACCTATCCGGCGCATCCCAATTGGGGCGGCACCGGGCTGATCTCGACCCGCGGCGAACTGATCGGGATCGGTTCGCTGCAGCTTGAACGCGAACGCGACGGCAAGGGCGAGCACGTCAACATGATCGTGCCGATCGATCTGTTGACACCGGTGCTCGACGATTTGCGAAAATTCGGCCGCGTCAACAAGCCGGCGCGGCCCTGGCTCGGAATGTACTCGACCGAGATCGACAACAGGGTGGTGGTGATCGGCATCTCCGCCAAGGGGCCCGCGGCGCGCGCCGAACTCAAGGCCGGGGACGTCATCCTGGCAGTGAAGGGCGAGAAGGTCTCCAGTCAAACCGGCTTCTACCGCAAACTCTGGGCACTCGGGCCGGCAGGCGTCGACGTCCCGCTCACCGTCTATCATGACGGCGTCACCTTCGACGTAACGCTGACCTCGACCGACCGCTCCAGGCTGCTGAAGGGCCCGCAGCTGCACTAG
- the greA gene encoding transcription elongation factor GreA, which produces MSRAFVKEQDTDYLDDLPDRPISEHPNDVTETGLARIEQALATAGEAYADAQATADRAALAAARRELRYWTVRRATARVVPAPSDSSEVRFGASVTILRDDGREQTFRIVGEDEANPAQGSISHISPLARAMFGKRVGDVVAAGAGEAEIIRIQ; this is translated from the coding sequence ATGAGCCGAGCCTTCGTTAAGGAGCAGGACACCGATTACCTCGACGATCTGCCGGATCGGCCGATCTCGGAGCATCCCAATGATGTGACCGAGACAGGCCTCGCACGGATCGAACAGGCGCTGGCCACCGCCGGCGAAGCCTACGCCGATGCGCAGGCGACGGCCGATCGCGCCGCACTCGCGGCCGCGCGCCGGGAGCTTCGCTATTGGACCGTGCGGCGCGCCACCGCGCGCGTCGTCCCCGCCCCCTCGGACTCGTCCGAAGTGCGGTTCGGCGCTTCGGTGACGATCCTGCGCGACGACGGCCGGGAGCAGACGTTCCGGATCGTCGGCGAGGACGAGGCCAATCCCGCGCAAGGTTCCATCTCCCATATCTCGCCGCTGGCGCGGGCGATGTTCGGCAAACGCGTCGGCGATGTCGTCGCCGCCGGCGCCGGCGAAGCCGAGATCATCCGCATCCAGTGA
- a CDS encoding DUF1810 domain-containing protein encodes MTDPFDLARFVDAQAPVYAAVLAELRRGRKQSHWMWFIFPQFAGLGLSAMAQRFALRSREEAVAYLGHKVLGQRLRECTVLVNAVEGRTIHDILGSPDDLKFHSSMTLFAAVSPEPEFAEAITKFYGGTPDRRTLALLGG; translated from the coding sequence ATGACCGATCCTTTCGACCTCGCGCGCTTCGTCGATGCGCAGGCGCCGGTCTACGCCGCTGTCCTCGCAGAGCTGCGCCGGGGCCGGAAGCAAAGTCACTGGATGTGGTTCATCTTTCCCCAGTTTGCCGGCCTCGGGCTGAGCGCGATGGCGCAGCGTTTTGCGCTTCGCTCCCGCGAGGAGGCCGTGGCCTATCTCGGGCACAAGGTCTTGGGGCAAAGGCTGCGGGAATGCACCGTATTGGTCAATGCCGTCGAGGGCCGGACCATCCACGATATCCTCGGCAGTCCCGACGATCTCAAATTCCATTCGTCGATGACCCTGTTCGCCGCGGTGTCGCCCGAGCCGGAATTCGCCGAAGCCATCACGAAATTCTACGGCGGCACGCCGGACCGCAGGACGCTGGCGCTGCTCGGCGGCTGA
- a CDS encoding M20 family metallopeptidase, whose translation MDNRSDIWLGVDAIKASFIALSDRVWAMPEVCYTEARSAAEHLAELRRQGYRITENVADIPTAVMGEWGEGGPVIAFLGEYDALPGLSQEAGVAEPRPLEAGGHGHGCGHNLLGSAALLAATAVKDWLTANKVPGRVRYYGCPAEEGGAAKAFMVRAGTFDDVDIAITWHPSSFWEVAVTPSLANTRADFIFTGRTSHAAASPHLGRSALDAVELMNVGVNYMREHMPSDARVHYALLDTGGIAPNVVQAHARVRYSIRARDLPGMTELVGRVHKIAQGAALMTETKMEMRIISAVSNALHNTPLEETLHRIMEELGPPHFDEADKDFATKIRATLTEKDIASVYHTIGMDPTDRPLADFLVPLDAKRNPLVGSTDVGDVSWVVPTVQVHAPTIAIGTPLHTWQVVAQGKSPHAHKAMVQAAKAMAGLGVKALTEPGLIAAAKGDLKKRTARTPYVSPLPDDVAPPLDMSLN comes from the coding sequence ATGGACAACCGCAGTGACATTTGGCTTGGCGTTGACGCGATCAAGGCGAGTTTCATCGCCCTGAGCGACAGGGTCTGGGCGATGCCGGAAGTGTGCTACACCGAGGCGCGCTCCGCCGCCGAACATCTGGCCGAGCTGCGCCGCCAGGGTTACCGCATCACGGAGAATGTCGCGGACATCCCCACGGCCGTGATGGGCGAATGGGGTGAGGGCGGCCCGGTCATCGCTTTCCTCGGCGAATACGACGCGCTGCCCGGTCTCAGCCAGGAGGCGGGCGTGGCGGAGCCTCGCCCATTGGAGGCCGGAGGACATGGCCATGGCTGCGGCCATAATCTGCTTGGCTCGGCCGCGTTGCTCGCCGCCACGGCGGTGAAGGACTGGCTTACCGCAAACAAGGTGCCCGGGCGCGTGCGCTATTACGGCTGCCCCGCCGAGGAGGGCGGTGCCGCCAAAGCCTTCATGGTGCGCGCCGGGACCTTCGATGACGTCGATATCGCCATCACCTGGCACCCTTCCAGCTTCTGGGAGGTAGCGGTCACGCCTTCGCTGGCCAACACGCGCGCCGATTTCATCTTCACCGGCCGCACCTCGCATGCCGCGGCTTCGCCGCATCTCGGCCGCAGCGCGCTCGACGCGGTGGAACTGATGAATGTCGGTGTGAACTACATGCGCGAGCACATGCCCAGCGACGCCCGCGTTCATTACGCCTTGCTCGACACCGGCGGTATCGCGCCCAATGTGGTGCAGGCCCATGCCCGCGTGCGCTATTCCATCCGCGCCCGCGACCTGCCCGGCATGACCGAACTGGTGGGGCGTGTCCACAAGATCGCGCAAGGCGCGGCGCTGATGACGGAAACCAAAATGGAGATGCGGATCATTTCCGCCGTCTCCAATGCGCTGCACAACACGCCGCTCGAGGAGACGCTGCACCGGATCATGGAGGAACTCGGTCCCCCCCATTTCGACGAGGCAGACAAGGATTTCGCCACGAAAATCCGCGCGACGCTGACCGAAAAGGACATCGCCAGCGTCTACCACACCATCGGCATGGACCCCACCGACCGTCCGCTGGCCGATTTCCTCGTGCCGCTCGACGCCAAGCGCAACCCCCTGGTCGGCTCGACCGACGTGGGCGACGTGAGCTGGGTGGTCCCGACCGTTCAGGTCCACGCCCCGACGATCGCCATCGGCACCCCGCTGCACACCTGGCAGGTGGTCGCCCAGGGCAAAAGCCCGCACGCGCACAAGGCCATGGTGCAGGCCGCCAAGGCGATGGCGGGGCTGGGCGTCAAGGCGCTGACGGAGCCCGGCCTGATCGCCGCCGCCAAGGGCGACCTCAAGAAGCGCACGGCGCGGACGCCCTATGTCAGCCCTTTGCCGGACGATGTTGCACCGCCGCTGGACATGTCCCTGAACTGA
- a CDS encoding peptide ABC transporter substrate-binding protein gives MLDNELRTMIDGVKDGRMDRRAFIARMIGLGLTAPMATQLLAIGGVAMAQSPSPYKPTKRGGGGPLKLLWWQGPTLLNPHFATGTKDQDASRIFYEPFASWDVDGNLNAILAAEIPSIQNGGLSADAKSVTWKLKPGVKWHDGKPFTADDAVFTWQYVTDPATAAVSVGVYRDLTVEKVDDLTVRILFDKPTPFWANAFVGAYGCILPKHLFADYKGDKSRDAPNNLKPVGTGAYKFVEFKPSDLIRAELNPDYHMPNRPYFDTFELKGGGDAVSAARAIIQTGEYDYAWNMQVEDEVLLRLEKGGKGRTIYAVGGDIEFIALNSTDPNTEVDGERSSMKTKHPLLSDPAVRKALALLVDREAIKKVIYGRAGRVTANYLNGPEKFVSKNTSWEFSVEKAAKLLDEAGWKPGADGIREKDGKKLKLLYQTSTNGPRQKTQAIVKQAFQKAGIDVELKSVVASVFFSSDVANPDTYAHFYADIEMFQIPMTQPDPAQHMRRYHSRYVATKENKWQGTNFPRWVNADYDAAVDAAENEIDPVKRAALYIKCNDLMWQETVFVPVMHRVKVGASANTLRPVMSGWANDLDNLQDWYREE, from the coding sequence ATGCTGGACAATGAACTGCGAACCATGATCGACGGGGTGAAGGACGGCCGCATGGACCGCCGTGCCTTCATTGCGCGCATGATCGGTCTCGGCCTCACCGCGCCCATGGCCACCCAGCTTCTGGCCATCGGCGGCGTGGCCATGGCCCAGAGCCCGTCACCCTACAAGCCGACCAAGCGCGGCGGGGGCGGCCCGCTGAAGCTGCTCTGGTGGCAGGGGCCGACCCTGCTCAATCCGCACTTTGCCACCGGCACCAAGGACCAGGATGCTTCGCGCATCTTCTACGAGCCTTTCGCGAGCTGGGACGTGGACGGAAACCTCAATGCCATTCTCGCGGCCGAAATTCCGTCGATCCAGAACGGCGGTCTGTCCGCAGACGCCAAGTCGGTGACCTGGAAACTGAAGCCCGGCGTCAAATGGCACGACGGCAAGCCCTTCACCGCCGACGATGCCGTGTTCACCTGGCAATACGTCACGGATCCCGCCACTGCGGCGGTCAGCGTCGGCGTCTACCGCGACCTCACGGTGGAAAAGGTGGATGATCTTACGGTCCGTATCCTGTTCGACAAGCCGACCCCGTTCTGGGCCAACGCCTTCGTCGGGGCCTATGGCTGCATCCTCCCAAAACATCTGTTCGCCGACTACAAGGGCGACAAATCCCGCGACGCTCCGAACAACCTCAAACCCGTCGGCACCGGCGCCTACAAATTCGTCGAGTTCAAGCCCAGCGACCTCATCCGCGCCGAGCTCAACCCCGACTACCATATGCCGAACCGACCCTACTTCGACACATTCGAATTGAAGGGCGGCGGCGATGCGGTCTCCGCGGCGCGCGCCATCATCCAGACCGGCGAATATGATTATGCCTGGAACATGCAGGTGGAGGACGAGGTGTTGCTGCGCCTCGAAAAGGGCGGCAAGGGCAGGACCATCTATGCGGTCGGCGGCGATATCGAATTCATCGCCCTCAATTCCACCGATCCCAATACCGAGGTCGACGGCGAGCGGTCCTCGATGAAAACCAAGCACCCCCTGTTGTCCGATCCAGCCGTGCGCAAGGCGCTTGCGCTGCTGGTGGACCGCGAGGCCATCAAGAAAGTCATTTACGGCCGCGCCGGACGCGTCACGGCCAACTACCTTAACGGGCCGGAGAAGTTCGTCTCCAAGAACACCTCGTGGGAATTCAGCGTCGAAAAGGCGGCCAAGCTGCTCGACGAGGCCGGATGGAAACCGGGCGCGGACGGCATCCGCGAAAAGGATGGCAAGAAGCTGAAACTGCTTTACCAGACCTCGACCAACGGGCCGCGCCAGAAGACCCAGGCCATCGTCAAGCAAGCCTTCCAGAAGGCCGGAATCGACGTCGAACTGAAATCGGTCGTGGCCTCGGTGTTCTTTTCCTCCGATGTCGCCAATCCCGATACCTATGCCCATTTCTATGCCGATATCGAGATGTTCCAGATCCCGATGACCCAGCCAGACCCGGCCCAGCACATGCGCCGCTATCATTCGCGCTACGTCGCCACCAAGGAGAACAAGTGGCAGGGCACCAATTTCCCGCGCTGGGTCAATGCGGATTACGATGCGGCCGTCGACGCGGCCGAGAACGAAATTGATCCGGTCAAGCGTGCCGCGCTCTACATCAAGTGCAACGACCTGATGTGGCAGGAAACGGTGTTCGTTCCCGTCATGCACCGCGTCAAGGTCGGTGCCAGCGCCAACACGCTGCGCCCGGTGATGAGCGGCTGGGCCAACGATCTGGACAATCTGCAGGACTGGTATCGGGAGGAGTGA
- a CDS encoding ABC transporter permease, giving the protein MSQYLLRRLLIAIPSLLGISLVLFVVLSLAPGDPFSELATNPNVPPEVRLALRAKFGLDDPIYLRYLHWLAAMAQGDWGFSFVSRMNVDTLILQRLPTTLYVIGSSQLLALLIAIPVGVYAATRPYSVFDQAANTLAFIGFSLPTFFTGILFILIFSVKLDWLPFVYTTDIKATGIAWFGEQIRQAIMPVMVLGLFQAASMTRFVRSAMLDVIRLDYVITARSKGLGQARVIVRHVMRNAMIPVVTLIALQIPAVFGGAIVTEQIFRIPGIGSLLISSILANDTPVVMAVTFVFACLVVLFNLIADLLYGWLDPRISLR; this is encoded by the coding sequence ATGAGCCAGTACCTTCTGCGTCGCCTGCTGATCGCCATTCCGAGCCTGCTCGGCATTTCGCTGGTTCTGTTCGTCGTCCTCTCGCTTGCGCCCGGTGATCCCTTCTCGGAACTGGCCACCAATCCGAACGTGCCGCCCGAAGTGCGCCTCGCGCTTCGGGCCAAGTTCGGGCTCGACGATCCGATCTATCTTCGCTACCTGCACTGGCTCGCCGCCATGGCGCAGGGCGACTGGGGCTTTTCCTTTGTCAGCCGGATGAACGTCGACACGCTGATCCTGCAGCGGCTGCCGACCACGCTGTATGTGATCGGTTCCTCGCAGCTGCTGGCGTTGCTGATCGCGATCCCGGTCGGCGTCTATGCCGCCACCAGGCCCTATTCGGTGTTCGACCAGGCCGCCAACACGCTCGCCTTCATCGGCTTTTCGCTGCCGACCTTCTTCACCGGCATCCTGTTCATCCTGATCTTTTCGGTCAAGCTGGACTGGCTGCCGTTCGTCTATACGACCGACATCAAGGCGACCGGCATCGCCTGGTTTGGCGAACAGATCCGGCAGGCGATCATGCCGGTGATGGTGCTCGGCCTGTTCCAGGCGGCGTCGATGACGCGTTTCGTGCGCTCGGCCATGCTGGACGTGATCCGCCTCGATTACGTCATCACCGCCCGTTCCAAGGGCCTCGGGCAGGCCAGGGTCATCGTCAGGCATGTGATGCGCAACGCGATGATTCCGGTCGTCACGCTGATCGCGCTGCAGATCCCCGCGGTGTTCGGCGGCGCCATCGTCACCGAGCAGATCTTCCGCATTCCCGGCATCGGCTCGCTCTTGATTTCCTCCATTCTCGCCAACGACACGCCGGTCGTGATGGCCGTGACCTTCGTCTTCGCTTGCCTCGTGGTGCTCTTCAACCTCATTGCGGACCTTCTGTATGGCTGGCTTGACCCTCGCATCTCCCTCCGCTGA
- a CDS encoding ABC transporter permease — protein sequence MAGLTLASPSAERRTYSPWRESWRRYRRHKLAVVSAILLLVLVLAVVFGPLLWRVSINDIDFNARLEGPSLAHPFGTDDLGQDILARMIYGGRISLAVGLAAMMVSVIVGTLIGALAGMSRGALGHALMWLTDLFLSLPQLPLLLLLIYLFRDGLKAVFGPEGGIFILIVVVIGGLRWMPVARLVRAQFLSLREKEFVEAARALGASRARQVVRHILPNALGPVIIAGTIDVAAAIIAESTLSFLGLGFPPDTPTWGRLLYDAKDYLDIAAHWALFPGAAIFIAVVAINFIGDGLRDALDARRVI from the coding sequence ATGGCTGGCTTGACCCTCGCATCTCCCTCCGCTGAGCGGCGCACCTATTCGCCCTGGCGCGAGAGCTGGCGGCGTTATCGCCGCCACAAGCTCGCCGTGGTCAGCGCGATTCTGCTGCTTGTCCTGGTGTTGGCGGTGGTGTTCGGCCCCTTGCTGTGGCGCGTCTCCATCAACGACATCGATTTCAACGCGCGCCTCGAGGGGCCTTCGCTCGCCCATCCCTTCGGCACTGACGATCTGGGCCAGGATATCCTCGCCCGCATGATCTATGGCGGACGCATCTCGCTCGCCGTCGGCCTCGCCGCGATGATGGTCTCGGTGATCGTCGGCACGTTGATCGGCGCGCTCGCGGGCATGTCGCGCGGCGCGCTCGGTCATGCGCTGATGTGGCTCACCGACCTCTTCCTCTCGCTGCCGCAATTGCCGCTGCTGCTGCTGCTCATCTATCTGTTCCGCGACGGGCTCAAGGCCGTGTTCGGCCCCGAGGGCGGTATTTTCATCCTCATCGTGGTGGTGATCGGTGGACTGCGCTGGATGCCGGTCGCCCGCCTTGTGCGCGCCCAGTTCCTCTCGCTGCGCGAAAAGGAGTTCGTCGAGGCCGCCCGCGCGCTCGGCGCCAGCCGCGCCCGGCAGGTGGTGCGCCATATCCTGCCCAACGCGCTCGGACCGGTGATCATTGCCGGCACCATCGATGTCGCCGCCGCCATCATCGCCGAATCGACGCTGTCCTTTCTCGGGCTCGGCTTTCCGCCGGATACGCCGACCTGGGGGCGGCTGCTCTACGACGCCAAGGACTATCTCGACATTGCCGCTCATTGGGCGTTGTTTCCGGGCGCAGCCATCTTCATCGCGGTCGTGGCCATCAATTTCATCGGCGACGGATTGCGCGACGCGCTCGATGCGCGGCGGGTGATCTGA
- a CDS encoding ABC transporter ATP-binding protein, translating into MMALLEIRGLKTHFATDDGIVQAVDGVDITINRGETLCVVGESGCGKTVTAMSILKLIAMPPGRIVEGEIIFEGRDLVPLTSNDLDEIRAKEIGFIFQEPMTSLNPVLTIGEQIAESLRRHEGLPQKQALARTVEMLKLVQIPNAEARVHDYPHQFSGGMRQRVMIAMALACQPKLVIADEPTTALDVTIQAQILDLLQDMKERFGMAVMLITHAMGVVAETAQRVVVMYAGKVVEEATVDRLFEHPSHPYTQGLIRSIPRIDLVSERKIRLEAIAGTVPSLINPAPGCRFAPRCRYVMGVCTESEPRLREIAPGHRMACHLGAAP; encoded by the coding sequence CTGATGGCGCTGCTCGAAATCAGGGGCCTGAAGACCCACTTCGCGACCGACGACGGCATTGTTCAGGCGGTCGACGGCGTCGACATCACGATCAACCGGGGCGAGACGCTCTGCGTGGTGGGGGAGTCCGGCTGCGGCAAGACCGTGACGGCGATGTCGATCCTGAAGCTGATCGCGATGCCGCCGGGCCGCATCGTCGAAGGCGAGATCATCTTCGAAGGCCGCGACCTCGTGCCCCTCACCAGCAACGATCTCGACGAGATCCGGGCCAAGGAGATCGGCTTCATCTTCCAGGAGCCGATGACCTCGCTCAATCCGGTGCTCACGATCGGCGAGCAGATCGCGGAAAGCCTGCGCCGCCATGAGGGCCTGCCGCAGAAGCAGGCGCTGGCCCGCACGGTGGAGATGCTGAAGCTGGTGCAGATTCCCAATGCGGAAGCGCGCGTGCATGATTATCCGCACCAGTTCTCCGGCGGCATGCGCCAGCGCGTCATGATCGCGATGGCGCTGGCCTGCCAGCCCAAGCTCGTCATCGCCGACGAGCCCACCACCGCGCTCGACGTCACCATCCAGGCGCAGATCCTCGATCTGTTGCAGGACATGAAGGAGCGCTTCGGCATGGCGGTGATGCTGATCACCCATGCCATGGGCGTGGTGGCGGAAACCGCGCAGCGCGTGGTGGTGATGTATGCCGGCAAGGTGGTCGAGGAGGCCACCGTCGACCGGCTGTTCGAACATCCCAGCCACCCCTATACGCAGGGTCTGATCCGCTCCATTCCGCGCATCGACCTCGTCAGCGAGCGCAAAATCCGGCTGGAGGCGATCGCCGGTACCGTGCCGAGCCTGATCAATCCCGCCCCCGGTTGCCGGTTCGCGCCGCGCTGCCGCTATGTCATGGGCGTCTGCACCGAAAGCGAGCCGCGGTTGCGCGAGATCGCGCCGGGCCATCGCATGGCCTGCCATCTGGGAGCGGCGCCATGA